A part of Miscanthus floridulus cultivar M001 chromosome 6, ASM1932011v1, whole genome shotgun sequence genomic DNA contains:
- the LOC136458732 gene encoding transcription factor MYB4-like: MGRAPCCDKTSVKRGPWSPEEDELLRSYVHNHGTGGNWIALPHKAGLNRCGKSCRLRWLNYLRPDIKHGGYTEQEDRIICSLYNSIGSRWSIIASKLPGRTDNDVKNYWNTKLKKKATAMHQHHHHRQEYYHQQQGHSSGGGRGRRGAAAPRSQQCASSMQPSPASASSAVTTASASDACSFGAMYPSPPTTLQAAAPVLARYDGTLTPAPQQQQQASSLAEFSAAPAPPTGAISGTWAGGLPLDDMFLPELLGDSEFPPGGDFFGTGFAPLLLQDRAASASLQELSACYFPNAQAEMWAAADHHVYVKPPPAGLCHSLT; encoded by the exons ATGGGTCGGGCGCCGTGCTGCGACAAGACGAGTGTGAAGCGGGGGCCGTGGTCGCCCGAGGAGGACGAGCTGCTGCGGAGCTACGTCCACAACCACGGCACCGGCGGCAACTGGATCGCGCTCCCGCACAAAGCAG GGCTGAACCGGTGCGGCAAGAGCTGCCGGCTGCGGTGGCTGAACTACCTGCGGCCGGACATCAAGCACGGCGGCTACACGGAGCAGGAGGACCGGATCATCTGCTCCCTCTACAACTCCATCGGGAGCAGGTGGTCCATCATCGCTTCCAAGCTGCCGGGCCGGACGGACAACGACGTCAAGAACTACTGGAACACCAAGCTCAAGAAGAAGGCAACCGCCAtgcaccagcatcaccaccaccGGCAGGAGTACTACCACCAGCAGCAGGGGCACAGCTCAGGCGGCGGTCGGGGACGCCGCGGCGCCGCTGCTCCCCGGAGCCAACAATGCGCCTCCTCCATGCAGCCGTCGCCCGCGTCCGCCTCGTCCGCGGTCACCACCGCGAGCGCCAGCGACGCGTGCAGCTTCGGCGCCATGTACCCCTCCCCGCCAACGACGCTGCAGGCTGCTGCTCCGGTGCTCGCGCGCTACGACGGCACACTGACGCcggcgccgcagcagcagcagcaagcgtCTTCGCTCGCCGAGTTCTCCGCCGCGCCGGCGCCGCCCACCGGCGCCATCAGCGGCACCTGGGCTGGCGGGCTGCCGCTCGACGACATGTTCCTGCCGGAGCTCCTAGGCGACAGCGAGTTCCCGCCTGGCGGCGACTTCTTCGGCACTGGGTTCGCCCCACTGCTGCTGCAAGACAGGGCGGCGTCGGCGTCCCTGCAGGAGCTCTCCGCGTGCTACTTTCCCAACGCGCAGGCCGAGATGTGGGCGGCAGCGGATCATCACGTTTATGTCaagccgccgccggccggcctcTGCCACAGCCTGACATGA